The proteins below are encoded in one region of Hordeum vulgare subsp. vulgare chromosome 3H, MorexV3_pseudomolecules_assembly, whole genome shotgun sequence:
- the LOC123439364 gene encoding probable methyltransferase TCM_000336, which produces MTSSSLESPSMNVEAVLHMKEGLGENSYAQNSSHQKKNMDTVKDLVIDSATGVYASLMPERFTMADLGCSSGANALGMVENIIRGIAEVCRTSSTSQLPPEFSVLLNDLPTNDFNTIFCTFPDFISKIKADNPTVFLSGVPGSFYGRLFPTGSLHFVCSFNSLHWLSQVPPGLYDEANLPVNKGKMFISSSSPRAVPAAYLRQFQRDFGLFLKSRSAEMVEGGRMVMSMQSRETEVYTDKKTTLLWELLSESLASLVSQGLVEQAKVDTYNVPFYPPCIRDIEDEVRKEGSFRLDCARKYDCNTSTGGDAKEAARVVSMAVRAVQESMLNYHFGPDIMDMLFHKYAELITESMEKEDIKSVQLAVVLIKL; this is translated from the exons ATGACTTCCTCCTCCCTCGAATCCCCGTCCATGAACGTGGAAGCCGTCCTGCACATGAAGGAAGGGCTCGGGGAGAACAGTTACGCCCAGAACTCTTCGCATCAG AAGAAAAACATGGACACCGTGAAGGACCTGGTGATTGACTCGGCAACAGGCGTGTATGCGTCTCTCATGCCGGAGAGGTTCACCATGGCCGACCTTGGTTGCTCCTCAGGGGCGAACGCTCTTGGTATGGTGGAGAACATCATCAGGGGCATCGCTGAGGTTTGTCGCACCTCATCGACGTCGCAGCTGCCGCCAGAGTTCTCCGTGCTTCTCAACGATCTCCCCACCAATGACTTCAACACCATCTTCTGCACCTTTCCGGACTTCATCAGCAAAATCAAGGCCGACAACCCGACGGTGTTCTTATCGGGCGTCCCGGGATCCTTCTATGGGAGGCTTTTCCCCACGGGTAGCTTGCACTTCGTTTGCTCCTTCAACAGTCTGCACTGGCTTTCTCAG GTCCCCCCCGGTCTTTATGATGAGGCAAATCTGCCCGTAAACAAAGGGAAAATGTTCATATCAAGCTCTAGCCCCCGTGCCGTGCCGGCGGCCTACTTGAGGCAGTTTCAGAGGGACTTCGGCCTGTTCCTGAAGTCGCGCTCCGCCGAAATGGTGGAGGGCGGCAGgatggttatgtcgatgcaaagcAGGGAAACCGAGGTGTACACAGACAAGAAGACGACCTTGTTGTGGGAGCTCTTGTCGGAGTCGCTTGCCTCGCTGGTATCACAG GGGCTAGTTGAGCAAGCTAAGGTTGACACGTACAACGTGCCGTTCTACCCACCGTGTATACGGGACATTGAGGACGAGGTGCGCAAGGAAGGCTCGTTTCGCCTAGACTGCGCGCGCAAGTACGACTGCAACACGAGCACTGGCGGTGATGCCAAGGAGGCAGCCAGGGTGGTTTCGATGGCGGTCAGGGCCGTGCAGGAGTCCATGCTGAACTACCACTTCGGGCCAGACATCATGGACATGTTGTTCCACAAGTACGCCGAGCTTATCACCGAATCAATGGAAAAGGAGGACATCAAGAGTGTTCAGTTAGCGGTGGTTCTGATCAAGCTGTGA